One Cucumis sativus cultivar 9930 chromosome 1, Cucumber_9930_V3, whole genome shotgun sequence DNA segment encodes these proteins:
- the LOC101203450 gene encoding 40S ribosomal protein S30, translating to MGKVHGSLARAGKVRGQTPKVAKQDKKKKPRGRAHKRMQYNRRFVTAVVGFGKKRGPNSSEK from the exons ATGG GGAAAGTACACGGATCTCTGGCTCGTGCCGGTAAGGTGAGAGGTCAAACTCCAAAAGTAGCGAAGCaggacaagaagaagaagcccCGTGGACGTGCACACAAGCGGATGCAATACAATCGCAGATTCGTCACTGCAG TGGTTGGTTTTGGAAAGAAGAGAGGACCCAACTCCTCTGAGAAGTAA